AGGACGGCGGGGAACAGCAGCAGCCCCAGCAATGCCAGCCGCCAATGCATCACACCCAGCGCCGCGCCCGATGCCAGCCCGGCAAGCGCCGCCACGGTGAAAATCAGCAACATCGACGCTTTCGCTGTGGTTCGCGGGACGGCGCGGCCGACATAGTACGGCACGACCGGCGGGCCGGGCATTCCGGCAAATCCGGTCAAAAGCCCGCTCGACAGGCCCGTGAACACGGTCGTTGCCGGGCCCGGTGGGGCGGCTGCGCGGCCCGAACGCAGTATCGCGAAGAAGGCAGAGATTGCCACCAGAGCGATCAGCATGCGTGCCATCGGGGCGGGTGTGATGGCGAGCAGCGCGAGGCCGGGCGCGGTGGCGATCGCGACAAGTACGGAGATCGCCACGGCCGACCGTTCGGCATCGCGCAGCAGCCGCGGCGCTTCGCTCAGCCCGACAAGTAGGGCGACCGCGTTGGTCACAAGAACCGCCTCCACCGGCGTCAGCGCGAGCGCCAGCACCGGGACGAGGATGATCGCCATTCCGAAGCCCGCCACCCCGCGCACGAACGCCCCGGCAAATGTGATCGCCAGCGCGATCGCGATCTCCGGCCAGGTAAATCCTGCGAGCAGATCCACTGCGCGATCTAGCGCAGATCGGGCGGTGTGGCTTCCTCCGCCAGCATGGAAAGCGCCTCGTCCAGCGACATCACTTTCTGCTGCTGCTGGCCCAGGGTGCGCACGGCGACCGTGCCTTCCTCCGCCTCGCGCTTGCCCACCACCAGCAGGTGCGGAACCTTGGCCAGCGAATGCTCGCGCACCTTGTAGTTGATCTTCTCGTTCCTCAGGTCGCTTTCGGCCCGGATATCGGTGGCAGTCAGCTTCTCGAGGACTTCGCCGGCATAGCCGTCGGCATCCGAAACGATCGTCGCGACGACGGCCTGCGTCGGGGCGAGCCAGACCGGCAGGCGCCCGGCGTAGTGTTCGATCAGGATGCCGATGAACCGTTCGTAGGAGCCGAAGATCGCGCGGTGCAGCATGACCGGGCGATGCTTCTCCCCATCTTCGCCGACATATGTCGCGTCGAGCCGTTCGGGCAGGACGCGGTCGGACTGGATCGTGCCGACCTGCCAGGTGCGGCCGATCGCGTCGGTCAGGTGCCATTCCAGCTTGGGGGCATAGAACGCGCCTTCGCCGGGCAGTTCCTCCCACCCGTATTCCTCGGTCGCCATGCCGGCATCGACCACCGCCTGGCGCAGCTCCGCTTCGGCCTTGTCCCAGTCGGCGTCGGAGCCGAAGCGCTGCTCGGGCCGCAGGGCGAGCTTGATTTCGTAGGTGAAGCCGAAATCCTTGTAGATCCGGTCGGCCAGCTCGCAGAACTTGCGCACTTCGTCGACGATCTGCGCCTCGGTGCAGAAGATGTGGGCGTCGTCCTGTGTGAACTGGCGCACCCGCATCAGGCCGTGCAGCGCCCCGTGCGGCTCGTTGCGATGGCAGCAGCCGTTCTCGTAGAGGCGCAGCGGCAGGTCGCGATAGCTGGTGATGCCCTGTTTGAAGACGAGCACGTGGGCCGGGCAGTTCATCGGCTTGAGCGCCATCCAGTCGGCGGCGTCAGACACCAGCGGCCCCTCGTCCTCGACATTGGGAACCTCGTCCGGGATCACGAACATGTTTTCGCGATACTTGCCCCAGTGGCCGGACTGTTCCCACTGGCGCGCGTCCATCACCTGCGGCGTCTTGATCTCGCGATAGCCGGCATCGTCGATCGCCCGCCGCATGTAGGATTCCAGCGCCCGCCAGATGCGATAGCCCTGCGGGTGCCAGAAGACGCTGCCGTGGGCTTCTTCCTGCAGGTGGAACAGGTCCATCTCGCGGCCCAGCTTGCGATGGTCGCGCTTGGCGGCTTCCTCCAGCCGCAACAGGTGGGCGTTGAGCTGTTTCTTGTTGAGCCAGCCGGTGCCGTAGATCCGCGTGAGCTGCGCGTTTTTCTGGTCGCCGCGCCAGTAGGCGCCGGCCACCCGCATCAGCTTGAACGCCTGGGGGTCGAGCTTGCCGGTGCTGGCCAGGTGCGGGCCGCGGCACATGTCGAGCCAGGCCCCGTCGCTGCCGGGCTGGCCCGACCAGTAGACGGTCAGTTCCTCGTCTTCGGGCAGTTCCTTCGCCCATTCGGCCTTGAACGTCTCGCCTTCGGATTCCCACTTCTCGATCAGCTGCTCGCGGCTCCAGGCTTCGCGCACCAGCGGCTTGTCGGCGCGGATGATCTCGCGCATCTTCTCCTCGATCGCCGGCAGATCGTCCATCGAGAACGGATCGCGGCTGTCGGGGGCCTTCACGTCGTAATAGAACCCGTCGTCGGTTGCCGGGCCGAACGTGATCTGCGTGCCCGGCCACAGGGCCTGGACCGCCTCCGCCAGGACGTGGGCGTAATCGTGGCGGACCAGCTCCAGCGCCTCGTCCTCGTCGCGCGCGGTGATCAGTGCCAGCTCGGCATCGCCTTCGAACGCGCGGTTGAGATCGCGCACCTCGCCCCCGTCGCCGTGATCGACCCGCGCGGCCAGTGCGGCCTTGGCCAGGCCCGGCCCGATTGCGGCGGCAACATCGGCCGGGGTCGTTCCCGGCTCGACTTCGCGCACCGATCCGTCGGGCAGGCTGATCTTGAGCAGTTCCGTCATCGTTTTCCGTTACCGTTGTTCGCATGCGGCGCCCCCGTCGACACCGATTGAGGTGCCATGGCACAGGCGCGCGCGCGCTTGAAGTGCGACGTTGGCTGGATGGCGATTTCGGGGAGGAACGCCGCACCACCCGAAACCGGGCGGCGGCGGTTCGCGTCAACGCGCGACCGACCGCACCCGGACACGCGGGGTAGTGGTAGTCGTCGTGAAGAAGCGTGTCGCGTTCATGCCAGGCGCGATAGCGGGCCGAACCTGACGGATCAAGTCGTCCGCGAGTGTGGTCAAATCGAGAGCGCCCTGTCGCTGCCGCTGGCCTTTCGAATTGCGGCATTGTTCGAAATGCCGATCGAGGATATATTCACGCCCGATTGAGAGGGAGCCATGAAGCACGTCGCTACATTGTTGCTTGCCTGCCTGCTGGTTGCCGGATGCAACGGGCGGACGGAGGAGCCATCGTACTTCGAGTACGCGCCTCCGCTGTACTGACGCGGGTTGCCACGGCCCCCGCCGGGCGGGCATGGCCGGGGCATGACCGACGAGATCGACTTCTACGAACTGGGCGACGGCCGCCGTATCGCCTTCCGTCACTTCGCGGGTGAGGATGAGGGCGCGCACGACGATGCGCTGCGCCCAACGCTGGTGTTCCTGCCCGGCTACATGTCCGACATGGCCGGGGGGAAAGCCACGGCGATCCATGACTGGGCCGTGGCCCGCGGCCAGCCCTGCTTGCTGCTCGATTATTCGGGCTGCGGGCGCAGCACCGGCGATTTTGCCGATGGTACGCTGTCGCGCTGGTGTGAAGAAGTGCTCGCGCTGGTTCGCGAGCGGGTCGGCGGGCCGGTGATCCTGATCGGTTCGTCGATGGGCGGCTGGCTGATGCTGCTGGCCGGCGAAGCGCTCGGCCCGCGGCTTGCCGGAATGGTCGGGATCGCGGCCGCGCCGGACTTTTCCGACTGGGGCTACAGCGACAGCCAGAAGGCGGAACTCGCCGCCGGGCGCACGGTGCTGGAAGACAACCCCTACGGGCCCGAACCGACGCCGACCCATCCCGGTTTCTGGCAGGATGCGCAGCGCCAGCGCCTTCTCGGGCGAGAGATCGCGATCGATTGCCCGGTGCGTCTGCTGCACGGCCAGGCCGACCCCGACGTTCCGTGGGAAATCAGCCTGCGCACCGCGGCGGCCCTGCGTTCGGATGAGGTACAGGTGACCCTTGTGAAAGGCGGCGATCACCGCCTGTCGCGCGAACAGGATATCGCCCTGCTGTTGCGAACGCTGGACGCACTCCCCATCCAATAGCAGGCAGTAACGATCAGGAGCCTGCCAGATGACCCCGTTTCTTGCTCTTCTGCTTCAGGTCGGCCCTGCGCCGGCGGCGGAGCCGATTTCGCCCCTTCCGCCAGAGATGGAGCAGCAGCGCGCCGACCGAGCGCGTCGCAACGCTGAGGCCGAGGCGGTGCAGCCTGCCAGTCAGCTCGCCCAATGCCTCGCCCGCACCCGGCGCGATCCCGGCGGCGCGGTGGAGGAGGCTGAGGTCTGGCTGGAGGGCGCGCAGGGCGGAGAGCGTGGCGATGCGGGCCAGTGTCTGGGTGTTGCCCAGGCGCAATTGGGGCAAAGTGCGGCGTCGGCCGAAACCTTCCTCGCGGCGCGCGATGCGACCCCGGCGGACGATCGTCGTCTGCGGGCGCTGCGGGGCGCACTGGCCGGCGGAGCATTGCTGGGCGAAGGCGATCCCGCTTCGGCACTGGCGCTTCTCGACAGCGCTCGCGACGATGCCGTGGCCGCCGGTGAAGGCGCGATCGCGGGGCAGATCGCTCTCGATCGCGCGATTGCTCTCGTCGCTCTCGACCGTCCGGCCGATGCGGCGGATGCTCTGGCAGCGGCCCGCGCCGCCTTGCCCGACAATGCGCAGGCCTGGCTGTTGTCGGCGACGCTGTCGCGCCGCTCGGGCGAACTGGCAGAGGCCCAGACCCGGATCGAGCGGGCGGCAGAACTTGCCCCTCTCGATCCGGCGATCGGGTTGGAAGCGGGCGTTATCGCGGCAATGACCGGGCGTGACGAGGCCGCCCGGCGCAGCTGGCGATCGGTGATCGAGATGGCGCCCGACAGCCCGATGGCGGCAACCGCCCAAACCTATCTCGACCGACTGGATGCTGCATGACCGATTTTTCCGTTCTCGACCTCGTTCCCGTGCGCGAAGGCGGCACGCTGGAAGAAGCCTATGCCGCCTCCGCCGCGCTGGCCCGCACGGCCGAAGCAACGGGCTGCAAACGGTTCTGGATCGCCGAACATCACGCGATGGAAGGAATCGGGGGCGGTGCGACTTCGGTCGTCATCGGTCATATCGGCAATGCGACATCGACCATTCGGATCGGCGCGGGCGGGATCATGCTGCCCAACCACAACCCGTTCGTGATCGCCGAACAGTTCGGCACGCTGGCGGCGCTGTTTCCGGGGCGGATCGACCTCGGCCTCGGTCGGGCGCCGGGTGCAGGGCCGGAGCTGCAACGCGCCTTGCGCAAGGATCTCCACCGCGCGGCAGAGCTGTTCCCGCAGGACGTGGCCGAATTGCAGGCCATTCTCGCGGGCGATCCGGAACTGCCGATCCGGCCGACACCGGGATATGGCGCACACGTCGAAATGTGGATGCTCGGCTCCAGCCTCTTCGGCGCGCAGCTCGCGGCGCGGCTGGGTCTGCCCTATGCCTTCGCGAGCCATTTTGCGCCGACGCATCTCGATGCCGCACTCGCGCTCTATCGACGGGATTTTCAACCGTCGGAAACGCTGGAGAAGCCGCATGTCATGGCAGCGATGACGGTGTTCGCTGCCGAAACCGCAGAAGAGGCCGAACTGATCGCTTCGTCGCAGGCGCAAAGCTTCGTCAGGCTGCGTACCGGCAAGCCGGGGCGCCTGCCACCGCCGGTTCCCGGCTATCGCGACAGCCTGCCGCCCCAGGCCCGCGCTATCCTCGACCATATCGGGGAGGCTTCGGCAATCGGCACCCCGGCCGAAATCAAGACGAAGATCGAGGCGTTCATTGCCAGAACCGGAGCGGATGAGATCATGCTGTCGGGCGCAACTTATGCTCCCGAAGCGCGCATCCGTACGCTGGAACTGGTGCATGAGGCGATGGGCTGAACGCCGCGTTCTCGGGCTCGCTCCAGAACGCCGATGTAAACTGGAGCGGGCCGTTGTGAGCCTTTGATGATACGCCCGCCGTAAGGGAAATGCGCTGCGGAAACGCGGCTTGCGGTGCGAACGACTTGGGCGTAGTCGCGCAAGATTATTGCCGCATCGGCGGCGTCTTTGTGCGGGCGTCCAATGCCCGGTGGAGCGATTTCGATGGGTTCCAGTTCAACCGCGCCTTCGGGTAAGTCCCGCCGCGGAAAGGCCGATTCTTCCCCTCTCGTCAAGGCGTTGACCGACCGGATCTGCGATTCGCTGCTGCCCGGCGACACGCCGTTCGCGACCGACAAAGTGCGCGATGCCGCCACGTTCATGCTCGACGCTGCGACGCGCCGCGAACGGGGCGAAGCCTCGATTGCCCTTGCCTCCGACACGGACGAGCGGCGCTTCATGCGGATCGCGCTGGTCAACGACGACATGCCGTTCCTGGTCGATTCGGTCGCAGCGACGATTGCCGCGCAAGGTCTTGCAATCGATCGCCTGGTTCACCCTGTGGTTCACACCCGGCGGGACGAGGATGGAACGCTGCGCGAGATCGCAGCGCAGCGCAGCGACGATACCCGGCGCGAATCGATGATCTACGTCGAAACGGTGCGGATCGACGCGCGCCAGCGGCGCACGCTGGAGCGCGAATTGCGCACGACATTGGCCGACGTCCATGCCGCGGTGGCCGACTGGCCGAAAATGCGCGAAGCGATGCGCGCCGATGCCGGGCGGATCGACGATGCCGAAGGCGCGGAGCTGTTGCGCTGGCTGGAAGGTGGAATGCTGACGCAGCTCGGCCATCTCCGGCGCCATCGCGACGGCAGCCATTCGGGCCTGCTGGGCATTTGCCGCAAGAGCGCGAAGCAGATCCTCGCCGATGCATCATACGATCGCGCGTTCGATTGGTTTGGCGCGGCCGACGAAGGGCGCGAGCTGCTGATCATCAAGGCCAATCGTCTTTCCAACGTCCATCGCCGGGTGCCGCTCGATCTGTTCATCACGCCGATCCGCGAAGGCGGCGAGGTCGTGGCGCTTTCCATCCACGCGGGCGTGTGGACCAGCGCGGCGCTCGCTGCCGTGCCCACGCAAGTGCCGCGCCTGCGTGCGCGCGTTTCCGGTTTGATGGAGAAGTTCGAATTCGACGCCGGCGGCCACGCGGGCAAGGCGCTGGTTCATGCCCTGACGTCCTTGCCGCACGATCTGGTGATCGGGTTTGCGGACGACGATATCGAACGTGTGTCGACCGCGATGATGAGCCTGGTCGACCGTCCGCGCCCCCGGCTGGCGCTGGTCGAGGCGCCGCTGGCCCGGCATCTGTTCGCATTCGTGTGGATGCCGCGCGACATGCTTTCCACCCAGGTGCGCCATCGGATCGAAGGGCTGCTGGAACAAGGCGCCGGGGCGACCATGCTGGACTGGAGCCTGCAGGTCGAAGGCGGCAACCTCGCCATGCTGCGCTTCGTGCTCGATTTGCGCGGTGGCCAGGTTTCCACGCCGGAAGCGGAGCTGGAACGCCAGTTGCAGAAAATGCTGCGCGGCTGGGCCGAAGCGGTCGAGGGCGAACTGGCCGAGCAGATGGAGCCCGGGCGCGCCGCGGCCATCGCGACTCGCTTCGCCGACGCGTTCCCCCCTGCGTACCGGGCAGACTACGGCCCGGCGGAAGCCGCCCTGGACATTGCCCGCATGCGCCATCTCTCGGCGCTGGAATCGGAGTCGACCGGGGGTGCGGCCCTGCAACGCGACGCGCGGCTTTACGCGTTCGATCGCGAAGGCGAGACCGAACTGCGCCTCAAGGTTTACGAGCACGAAGGGGCGTTGCCGCTTTCCGATGCCGTGCCGGCGCTGGAGAATTTCGGTTTCCGCGTGCTGGCGGAAATTCCCACCCCACTCGATGAAGGGCGCCTGGGCACGATCCACGACTTCACGCTCGCCTTGCCGGACGGAGATGCGATCGCACCGCTTCTGAAGCGCGTCGATGCGATAGAGGAAGCGATCGCCGCCGTGCTTAATGGCTGGGCGGAAGACGATCCGTTCAACCGGCTCGTGATCGGCGCCGCGTTGAGCGCGGATCAGGCCAATTGGCTGCGGGCCTTCTATCGCTATCTGCGCCAGGCCGGCGTTAGCTTCACGATCTACACCGTGGTCGATGCGCTCGATCGGGCGCCGGAAGTGACGCGGGCGCTGGCGGATCTGTTCGCCGCGCGCAACGATCCCGATTTTTCGGGCAACCGCGAGGCAGCGACCGCGCAGTGCGAGGATGCGATCAAGCAGGGCCTCGCCAAAGTCGCTGCGATCAACGACGATCGCCTGCTGCGGCTGTACCACGCCGTTATCGGGGCGATCCTGCGGACCAACGCCTTCGCCCCTGCGGGTCAGGAAGCGCTGGCGTTCAAGATCGATTCGCAACTGGTCCCGAACCTGCCCAGGCCAATCCCCTGGCGCGAGATCTTCGTCTATTCGCGCCGCGTCGAAGGCATCCACCTGCGCGCCGGCCCGGTTGCGCGCGGCGGCCTGCGCTGGTCCGACCGGCGAGACGACTTCCGCACCGAAATCCTTGGTCTGATGAAGGCGCAGCGGGTCAAGAACGCGGTGATCGTCCCGACCGGGGCGAAGGGCGGTTTCTATCCCAAGCAGCTTCCCGCCCCCGACAGGGATCGCGCCGCCTGGGCGGCCGAAGGGCAGGCAAGCTACGAGATATTCATCCGCACCCTTCTGTCGGTGACCGACAATCTGGAAGGCGACAAGGTCATCCACCCCCCACGCGTGGTGATCCGGGACGGTGACGATCCCTATTTCGTGGTTGCCGCCGACAAGGGCACGGCACGCTTTTCGGACGTTGCCAACGCACTCGCGGAAAAGCGGGACTTCTGGCTTGGCGATGCTTTCGCAAGCGGCGGTTCGAACGGATACGATCACAAGGCGATGGGCATTACCGCCCGCGGTGCCTGGGTTTCGGTGCAGCGCCATTTCCTCGAAATGGGCATCGACGTGCAAAGCGATTCGGTGCGCGTTGCCGGCTGCGGCGACATGTCGGGCGATGTCTTCGGCAACGGAATGCTGCTGTCGAAGGCGATCCGGCTGGTCGCCGCGTTCGACCATCGGCATATCTTCATCGATCCCGACCCCGATCCCGCGGCGAGCTGGAACGAGCGCAAGCGTCTGTTCGACCTGCCGGCATCGAGCTGGGAAGATTACGACAAGGCCCTGATCTCGAAGGGCGGCGGCGTATGGCCGCGCTCGATGAAGCGCATTCCGCTTTCCGCCGCGATGCGCAAGATGCTGGGCACCGAAGCGAAAGAGATGGAGCCGGAGGCGCTGATCTCCGCCATTCTTCGGGCGGAACTGGATCTCATCTGGTTCGGCGGCATCGGGACGTATGTGAAGAGCCGCGCCGAAAACAACGTTCAGGTCGGCGATCCGGCCAACGATCCCCTGCGCGTCGACGCTGCCGATCTGCGTGCGAAAGTGATCGGCGAAGGGGCGAATCTGGGCGTGACCCAGGCCGCGCGCATCGAATTTGCGCTGCGCGGCGGGCGGATCAACACCGACTTCATCGACAACTCGGCAGGCGTCGACTGTTCGGATAACGAGGTCAACATCAAGATCGCACTGGCCGGCGCGCGTCGGGCAGGGCGGCTTGCCGAGCCGCGCCGAAACGCGCTGCTGGTCGAGATGACGGACGAGGTTGCCGAGCTTGTTCTGGAAGACAACCGTCTTCAGGCGCTGGCCCTGTCGGTTGCCGAACTGGGCGGCGCGAAGGCGACCGCATCGCAGCTGCGCCTGATCGAGACCCTGGAAGACCGCGGCTATCTCGATCGCCGCACGGAAGGGCTGGCCGATGGCGAAGCCCTGGCGCGCCGGGCCAGCGACGGTGCCGGCCTGACGAGACCGGAACTTGCGGTGCTGCTGTCGTCGACCAAGCTGGTGTTGCAGGACGCCATCGAACAGTCGGCATTGCCCGACGATCCCGCGCTCGAAGCCGACCTGCTGGAATATTTCCCGGCACCCATGCGCGGCAAGTTCAAGGCGCAGATCCTCGATCACAGGCTCCGCCGCGAGATTATCGCGACAAGTCTGGCGAACCGGATCGTCAACCGTCTCGGCCTCGTCAATCCGTTCGAGCTGGCCGAGGAAGAGGGGGCCGAACTGGCGCAGGTCGCGGCGGCATTCGTCGCTGCGGAAAAGCTGTTCGGTATTGAGACCCTGTGGGATCGGCTCGATCGCGCCGCCATGCCCGAAACCGCGCGCATCGTCCTGTTCGACCGGGTTGCCACTGCAATGCGCAGCCAGATGGCCGATCTGTTGCGGGCCGGCGTGGGCCGCAGCGGTCCGTCGCAGGTGGTGGAGGAGCTGTCCCGCGGAATTGGCGAACTGGCCGCAGGTACCGAAGGGTTGCTGGCGGCCGAAACGCGCCAGCAATCGGCCAAGATGCGCGCTGCCTTTACCGATAAGGGCGCCCCGGACGACATCGCTGCCGACGTCGCGCACTTGTTCGACATGGATGGCGGCGTTGGCCTTGCCCGTCTCGCGCGGGATGCGGAGATTGGCGCGCGCGCGCTTACCGGTGCCTTCACCGATCTCGGTGCGCGGCTCGGCCTTGACTGGGCGCAGGGCACCGCCGCGCTGATGGACCCGTCGGACGTGTGGGAGCGCCTGCTGGTGGCCGGGCTTGCGCGCGATTTCCAGCAGATGCGGCTCGATTTCCTTCGGCGGCTGTCGCGGCGCAAGGATGCGAAGTCGGATCCGGCGGGCGCGGTTGCGACCTGGGCGGAGGAGAACGCCACCGCGATCCGTCAGTTCCGCGCCATGATCGGGCGCGCGCAGGCACAATCGCCGGTCGCGCCGGCAATGCTCGCGCAGATTGCCAGCCAGGCGCGGAACCTGCTCGGACGGTAGCGTTCCCGGCGGGGCGGGCTTGACCCGGCGGCGGATTTGCCCAAACCCCGCCGCATGGATAGCGCCGATATCGTGATCGTGGGCACAGGGCATGGCGGCGCACAGGCCGCCATCGCCCTGCGCCAGAACGGATTTGCCGGCTCGATCATTATGATCGGGCGCGACAGCGAGCCTCCTTACGAGCGGCCGCCACTGTCGAAAGAGTATCTCGCCGGCGACAAGCCGTTCGAGCGTATCTATATCCGCCCGCCGCAGTTCTGGGCCGACAAGGACGTTACGCTCCGGCTGCGAACGTCCGTGGTGGAAGTCGACGCGCAGGCACACGAACTGGTGCTCTCGGACGAGAGCCGCATTCGATATGGCAAGCTGATCTGGGCCGCTGGCGGCGATCCGCGCCGGCTCCCCTGTCCGGGGGCGGACCTGCCGGGCGTGCACTCGGTCCGCAACCGCGCCGACGTGGACCGGATAATGGCCGAACTCGAGGGCGGGGCACGCCGCGCCGTCGTGATCGGCGGCGGCTATATCGGGCTGGAAGCCGCCGCGGTGCTGCGCAAGCTGGGCTGCGAGGTCACCCTGCTCGAAGCGCTACCCCGCGTCCTTGCCCGTGTCGCTGGGGAAGAACTGTCGCGGTTCTACGAGCAAGAGCACCGCCGCCAGGGCGTCGACATCCGGCTGGAGGCGGCCGTTGAGCGGATCGAGGGGGATGGCAAGGTTGGCGGTGTCGCCCTGGCCGATGGCGAGATCATACCGGCCGATCTGGTCGTCGTCGGGATCGGGATCGTGCCATCGATTGGCCCACTGATCGCTGGCGGCGCGGCGGGGGCAAACGGGGTCGATGTCGATGAATTCTGCCGCACCTCGCTGGATGACGTTTATGCGATCGGAGACTGCGCTGCGCATGCCAACCTCTTTGCCGAAGGTGCTGTGATCCGCCTGGAATCGGTTCAGAACGCGACCGACATGGCCAATGTCGCGGCGAAATCGATCTGCGGCGATGCCTTGCCCTACAAGGCCGTGCCGTGGTTCTGGTCGAACCAGTATGACCTGCGCTTGCAGACCGTCGGCCTGTCGCTCGACTACGACGAGACGGTGCTGCGCGGTGACCCGGAGGCGCGCAAATTTTCAGTGGTCTATCTGCGCGAAGGGCGAGTGATTGCGCTCGATTGCGTCAATGCGACAAGGGACTATGCCCAGGGGCGCAAGCTGGTGGAGGCCGGAACGAGGCCCGAGCGCGAGGCGCTGGCCGACCCGGAGATTTCGCTCAAGGCGCTGGTGTAAGCTCTCGCGCAGCCCATTCGGCTGCTTCGGCGACCACTGGATCGGGATCGTCGGCCAGGGCGCGAACTGCCCCGGCCAGCGCCGGATTGCCGCTGTTGCCCGCCGCGATCAGGCAATTGCGCACGAACCGGTTGCGTCCGATCCGCTTGATCGGAGAGCCGGAAAAAAGCTGCCGGAAGCCCGGATCGTCGAGCGCGAGAAGTTCGGCGAGCCGGGGCGCGACCAGTTCGGCGCGCGGCAGGAAGGCCCGATTGCGCGCCGCCGAATCGGCAAACTTGTTCCACGGGCACACAGCCAGGCAATCGTCGCAGCCGTAGATCCGATTGCCGATTGCCTTGCGGAATTCGTGCGGGATCGGCCCCTTGTGCTCGATCGTGAGGTAGGAAATGCAGCGCCGCGCATCGAGGCGATAGGGTTCGGGAAAGGCATCGGTCGGGCAGGCATCCTGACACGCGCGGCACGATCCGCAGTTGTCGCCATGCGGCTCCGCCGGATCGAGCTCGAGCGTGGTGTAGATCGCGGCAAGGAACAGCCACGATCCGTGTTCGCGGCTGACGAGGTTGGTGTGCTTGCCTTGCCAGCCGATGCCCGCCGCTTCCCCCAGTGGCTTTTCCATCACCGGCGCAGTGTCGACGAAAACCTTGAGCCGGGCATCCGGCGCGCGCGAGGCGAGCCACCGTGCCAGCGCCTTCGCCGCTTTCTTGACCGTATCGTGATAGTCGCGCCCCTGGGCATAGACCGATATGCGCGCGCGTTCCGCATCGCCTTCCAGCGCCAGCGGGTCGTGTGCGGGGGCATAGCTCATGCCCAGCGCGATGACGCTTTTTGCTTCGGGCCACATCGCCTGCGGCCCCTGACGGACCTCGGCCCGGTCTTCCATCCAGCCCATTGTGCCGTGATGTCCGGCGGCGATCCATTCGCGCAGACGCCGGGCGCGCTCGGGATCGTCCGTCGCCGGGGCAATATCGACCGCGACGAAGCCCAGCCGCCGCGCTTCGGCGAGCAGGTCGCCGCGCAATGCCGCATTTTCTCGGGCGTTGGACACGCTAACGGGTTGCTCCCTGCAATGCGCAGCGGCTACCGCGCCAGAATGGAAACCGCGCTAAGCGATCCGCCCCGCGCGGGCAACGATACCGCGCCGCCTGCACCGCTTGCAATCGAGGCGCGCGGCCTGGTCAAGCGATTCGGCGATACCACGGCGGTCGACGGGGTCGATCTGGCCGTGCCCGAAGGGGCGATCTACGGCGTGCTGGGCCCCAATGGTGCGGGGAAAACGACCACGCTGCGGATGCTGTTGGGCATTATCGATCCTGACCAGGGCGTGCGCCGGATGTTCGGGCATGACGATCCGCACGATATCGCCGGGTTGATCGGATACCTGCCCGAGGAACGCGGCCTCTACCCGGCGATGAAGGCCTGCGATGCCATCGCCTTCATGGGCGCGCTGCGCGGAATGGCCCTGTCGGATGCGCGCGAGCGGGGACGTGTGCTGCTGGAAGATCACGGCCTTGGCCATGCGGCGGAAAAGCAGATCCGCCAGCTTTCGAAAGGCATGGCGCAGACGGTGCAATTACTGGGGACGCTGGTCCACAATCCGCGTCTGGTCATTCTGGACGAGCCGTTTTCCGGGCTCGATGCAATCAATCAGGGCAAGCTGGAAGTGCTGATCCGCGGCCTGGCCGCGCGCGGCACCACCGTGATCTTCTCGACCCATGTCATTGCCCATGCGGAGCGCCTTTGCGAAGGCGTGGCGATCATTGCCGGGGGCAGAGTGCCTTATGCCGGATCGGTCGATGCGGCGCGCGATCGCATTCCGGCGCAAGTCCGGCTCGAAACCCGCGCGCGCGAAGGGCGCTGGCGCGAGGCCCTGCCGGCCGATGCCCGGCGC
The nucleotide sequence above comes from Pelagerythrobacter marensis. Encoded proteins:
- a CDS encoding NAD-glutamate dehydrogenase, giving the protein MGSSSTAPSGKSRRGKADSSPLVKALTDRICDSLLPGDTPFATDKVRDAATFMLDAATRRERGEASIALASDTDERRFMRIALVNDDMPFLVDSVAATIAAQGLAIDRLVHPVVHTRRDEDGTLREIAAQRSDDTRRESMIYVETVRIDARQRRTLERELRTTLADVHAAVADWPKMREAMRADAGRIDDAEGAELLRWLEGGMLTQLGHLRRHRDGSHSGLLGICRKSAKQILADASYDRAFDWFGAADEGRELLIIKANRLSNVHRRVPLDLFITPIREGGEVVALSIHAGVWTSAALAAVPTQVPRLRARVSGLMEKFEFDAGGHAGKALVHALTSLPHDLVIGFADDDIERVSTAMMSLVDRPRPRLALVEAPLARHLFAFVWMPRDMLSTQVRHRIEGLLEQGAGATMLDWSLQVEGGNLAMLRFVLDLRGGQVSTPEAELERQLQKMLRGWAEAVEGELAEQMEPGRAAAIATRFADAFPPAYRADYGPAEAALDIARMRHLSALESESTGGAALQRDARLYAFDREGETELRLKVYEHEGALPLSDAVPALENFGFRVLAEIPTPLDEGRLGTIHDFTLALPDGDAIAPLLKRVDAIEEAIAAVLNGWAEDDPFNRLVIGAALSADQANWLRAFYRYLRQAGVSFTIYTVVDALDRAPEVTRALADLFAARNDPDFSGNREAATAQCEDAIKQGLAKVAAINDDRLLRLYHAVIGAILRTNAFAPAGQEALAFKIDSQLVPNLPRPIPWREIFVYSRRVEGIHLRAGPVARGGLRWSDRRDDFRTEILGLMKAQRVKNAVIVPTGAKGGFYPKQLPAPDRDRAAWAAEGQASYEIFIRTLLSVTDNLEGDKVIHPPRVVIRDGDDPYFVVAADKGTARFSDVANALAEKRDFWLGDAFASGGSNGYDHKAMGITARGAWVSVQRHFLEMGIDVQSDSVRVAGCGDMSGDVFGNGMLLSKAIRLVAAFDHRHIFIDPDPDPAASWNERKRLFDLPASSWEDYDKALISKGGGVWPRSMKRIPLSAAMRKMLGTEAKEMEPEALISAILRAELDLIWFGGIGTYVKSRAENNVQVGDPANDPLRVDAADLRAKVIGEGANLGVTQAARIEFALRGGRINTDFIDNSAGVDCSDNEVNIKIALAGARRAGRLAEPRRNALLVEMTDEVAELVLEDNRLQALALSVAELGGAKATASQLRLIETLEDRGYLDRRTEGLADGEALARRASDGAGLTRPELAVLLSSTKLVLQDAIEQSALPDDPALEADLLEYFPAPMRGKFKAQILDHRLRREIIATSLANRIVNRLGLVNPFELAEEEGAELAQVAAAFVAAEKLFGIETLWDRLDRAAMPETARIVLFDRVATAMRSQMADLLRAGVGRSGPSQVVEELSRGIGELAAGTEGLLAAETRQQSAKMRAAFTDKGAPDDIAADVAHLFDMDGGVGLARLARDAEIGARALTGAFTDLGARLGLDWAQGTAALMDPSDVWERLLVAGLARDFQQMRLDFLRRLSRRKDAKSDPAGAVATWAEENATAIRQFRAMIGRAQAQSPVAPAMLAQIASQARNLLGR
- a CDS encoding NAD(P)/FAD-dependent oxidoreductase — encoded protein: MDSADIVIVGTGHGGAQAAIALRQNGFAGSIIMIGRDSEPPYERPPLSKEYLAGDKPFERIYIRPPQFWADKDVTLRLRTSVVEVDAQAHELVLSDESRIRYGKLIWAAGGDPRRLPCPGADLPGVHSVRNRADVDRIMAELEGGARRAVVIGGGYIGLEAAAVLRKLGCEVTLLEALPRVLARVAGEELSRFYEQEHRRQGVDIRLEAAVERIEGDGKVGGVALADGEIIPADLVVVGIGIVPSIGPLIAGGAAGANGVDVDEFCRTSLDDVYAIGDCAAHANLFAEGAVIRLESVQNATDMANVAAKSICGDALPYKAVPWFWSNQYDLRLQTVGLSLDYDETVLRGDPEARKFSVVYLREGRVIALDCVNATRDYAQGRKLVEAGTRPEREALADPEISLKALV